Proteins encoded within one genomic window of Dyadobacter chenhuakuii:
- a CDS encoding Txe/YoeB family addiction module toxin: protein MGSGNFKIKFTDLALQHLEFWHKSGRKTHIKRIEKLIQSIRETPASGIGKPELLKYSLAGKYSRRIDQEHRIIYRIEDHTVFIISMKGHYEP, encoded by the coding sequence ATGGGATCTGGTAACTTCAAAATAAAGTTTACCGATCTCGCTCTGCAACACTTAGAATTCTGGCATAAATCTGGCCGGAAAACGCACATTAAGAGAATCGAAAAGTTGATCCAGTCGATCAGAGAAACGCCGGCTTCCGGAATCGGAAAACCTGAGCTGCTGAAATACAGTCTGGCAGGCAAATATTCCAGACGAATAGATCAAGAACACAGAATCATTTACAGAATCGAAGACCATACGGTTTTCATTATCTCCATGAAGGGTCATTATGAACCCTAG
- a CDS encoding DUF2683 family protein, translated as MTTLFINTEDQKVLQAVKDLLKNAHVSFEEQAESPYNPEFIEKIKNGKKDIQDGKRVKITLDEIIYNSEFVAMIEDGEQQIKEGRTTELKEGENLWDLVTSK; from the coding sequence ATGACAACACTATTCATTAATACGGAAGATCAAAAGGTTCTTCAGGCTGTTAAGGATCTCTTGAAAAATGCCCACGTTTCTTTTGAGGAGCAGGCAGAAAGTCCATATAATCCTGAGTTTATTGAAAAAATTAAGAATGGTAAAAAAGATATTCAGGATGGGAAGAGAGTGAAGATTACGCTTGACGAGATAATTTATAATTCCGAATTTGTAGCCATGATCGAGGATGGCGAACAGCAAATTAAAGAGGGTCGCACTACTGAACTAAAAGAAGGAGAAAATTTATGGGATCTGGTAACTTCAAAATAA
- a CDS encoding DUF721 domain-containing protein — translation MAMQYRFDKEKASRRPGVTPLKDAIDQMLEKYRLRNRFDQSYVVAHWEKIMGSAIATRTKTVYIKEKTLFLQIESAPLRNELFRAKGKIIELINREMGSELLEEVVFI, via the coding sequence ATGGCCATGCAGTATCGGTTTGACAAAGAAAAAGCTTCGCGGCGACCCGGCGTCACGCCGCTGAAAGATGCCATTGACCAAATGCTGGAGAAGTATCGTTTACGGAACCGGTTTGATCAATCGTACGTCGTCGCACATTGGGAAAAGATCATGGGTTCTGCAATCGCAACCCGTACAAAAACCGTTTACATCAAAGAAAAAACCCTTTTCCTACAAATAGAATCCGCACCGTTACGGAACGAACTCTTCCGCGCCAAAGGAAAAATCATCGAACTCATCAACCGGGAGATGGGCTCGGAGTTGCTGGAAGAGGTTGTGTTTATATAG